In a genomic window of Gavia stellata isolate bGavSte3 chromosome 30, bGavSte3.hap2, whole genome shotgun sequence:
- the TFEB gene encoding transcription factor EB isoform X2 — protein sequence MASRIGLRMELMKQQAQQEAERERVQQQMMMNYMQQQRMPVASTPAINTPVHYQSPPPVPGEVLKFDEVIDDIMRLDDVLGYMNPEVHMPNTLPMSSSHMNVYSGDPQVTASLVGVTSSSCPADLTQKRELTDAESRALAKERQKKDNHNLIERRRRFNINDRIKELGMLIPKANDLDVRWNKGTILKASVDYIKRMQKDLQRSRDLENHSRRLEMTNKQLLLRIQELEMQARVHGLPTSSPSGVNVAELAQQVVKQEASGDEGTLEPLLPPPDPESQPQPALPPPPQSPYHQLDFTHSLSFDDGSRGFPDSLEPGHSASFPSLSKKELDLMLMQDTMLPLASDPLFSAMSPEASKASSRRSSFSMEDADML from the exons ATGGCGTCCCGCATCGGCCTGCGGATGGAGCTGATGAAGCAGCAAGCGCAGCAGGAGGCCGAGAGGGAGCGCGTGCAGCAGCAGATGATGATGAACTACATGCAGCAGCAGCGGATGCCGGTGGCCTCCACCCCGGCCATCAACACCCCTGTCCACTACCAGTCCCCACCGCCCGTGCCTGGAGAGGTCCTCAAG TTCGATGAGGTCATCGATGACATCATGCGCCTGGATGACGTTTTGGGCTATATGAACCCCGAAGTCCACATGCCCAACACA CTGCCGATGTCCAGCAGTCACATGAATGTCTATAGCGGGGACCCCCAGGTGACAGCCTCTCTCGTAGGTGtcaccagcagctcctgccctgccgACCTCACCCAGAAGAGAGAGCTGACAG ATGCCGAGAGCCGAGCCCTGGCAAAAGAGCGCCAGAAGAAAGACAATCACAACCTGA TTGAGAGACGGCGAAGGTTTAACATCAATGACCGCATCAAAGAGTTGGGGATGCTGATCCCCAAGGCCAACGACCT AGACGTGCGCTGGAACAAAGGGACAATCCTGAAGGCGTCTGTGGACTACATcaagaggatgcagaaggactTGCAGAGGTCACGAGACCTGGAGAATCACTCACGGCGTCTGGAGATGACGAATAAGCAGCTACTGCTCCGCATCCAG GAGCTGGAGATGCAGGCACGCGTCCACGGGCTGCCCACCTCCTCGCCCTCGGGCGTCAACGTGGCCGAGCTGGCTCAGCAGGTGGTCAAGCAAGAAGCCAGTGGGGACGAGGGGACGCTGGAGCCACTGCTGCCACCCCCGGACCCCGAGTCGCAGCCGCAGCCAGCGCTGCCTCCACCACCCCAATCTCCCTACCACCAGCTGGACTTTACCCACAGCCTGAGCTTCGACGACGGCTCCCGGGGCTTCCCGGACAGCCTGGAGCCCGGCCACAGTGCTTCGTTCCCTTCCCTATCCAAGAAGGAGCTGGACTTGATGCTGATGCAGGACACCATGCTGCCCCTGGCTTCCGACCCCTTGTTCTCAGCCATGTCCCCGGAGGCCTCCAAGGCCAGCAGTCGCCGGAGCAGCTTCAGCATGGAGGATGCAGACATGCTGTGA
- the TFEB gene encoding transcription factor EB isoform X1: MASRIGLRMELMKQQAQQEAERERVQQQMMMNYMQQQRMPVASTPAINTPVHYQSPPPVPGEVLKVQSYLENPTTYHLQKSRDKKVQAYLSETYGNKFAAHVSPVSHSPKPPPAASPGVRPGHVMSSSAGNSAPNSPMAMLNIGSNPEREFDEVIDDIMRLDDVLGYMNPEVHMPNTLPMSSSHMNVYSGDPQVTASLVGVTSSSCPADLTQKRELTDAESRALAKERQKKDNHNLIERRRRFNINDRIKELGMLIPKANDLDVRWNKGTILKASVDYIKRMQKDLQRSRDLENHSRRLEMTNKQLLLRIQELEMQARVHGLPTSSPSGVNVAELAQQVVKQEASGDEGTLEPLLPPPDPESQPQPALPPPPQSPYHQLDFTHSLSFDDGSRGFPDSLEPGHSASFPSLSKKELDLMLMQDTMLPLASDPLFSAMSPEASKASSRRSSFSMEDADML; encoded by the exons ATGGCGTCCCGCATCGGCCTGCGGATGGAGCTGATGAAGCAGCAAGCGCAGCAGGAGGCCGAGAGGGAGCGCGTGCAGCAGCAGATGATGATGAACTACATGCAGCAGCAGCGGATGCCGGTGGCCTCCACCCCGGCCATCAACACCCCTGTCCACTACCAGTCCCCACCGCCCGTGCCTGGAGAGGTCCTCAAG GTCCAGTCCTACCTGGAGAACCCCACCACGTACCACCTGCAGAAGTCGCGGGACAAGAAGGTTCAGGCTTATCTCTCCGAAACCTACGGGAACAAGTTTGCTGCCCATGTCAGCCCCGTCAGCCACTCTCCCaagccgccccccgccgcgtCTCCCGGCGTCCGGCCCGGCCACGTCATGTCCTCCTCGGCGGGCAACAGCGCGCCCAACAGCCCCATGGCCATGCTCAACATCGGTTCCAACCCCGAGCGGGAG TTCGATGAGGTCATCGATGACATCATGCGCCTGGATGACGTTTTGGGCTATATGAACCCCGAAGTCCACATGCCCAACACA CTGCCGATGTCCAGCAGTCACATGAATGTCTATAGCGGGGACCCCCAGGTGACAGCCTCTCTCGTAGGTGtcaccagcagctcctgccctgccgACCTCACCCAGAAGAGAGAGCTGACAG ATGCCGAGAGCCGAGCCCTGGCAAAAGAGCGCCAGAAGAAAGACAATCACAACCTGA TTGAGAGACGGCGAAGGTTTAACATCAATGACCGCATCAAAGAGTTGGGGATGCTGATCCCCAAGGCCAACGACCT AGACGTGCGCTGGAACAAAGGGACAATCCTGAAGGCGTCTGTGGACTACATcaagaggatgcagaaggactTGCAGAGGTCACGAGACCTGGAGAATCACTCACGGCGTCTGGAGATGACGAATAAGCAGCTACTGCTCCGCATCCAG GAGCTGGAGATGCAGGCACGCGTCCACGGGCTGCCCACCTCCTCGCCCTCGGGCGTCAACGTGGCCGAGCTGGCTCAGCAGGTGGTCAAGCAAGAAGCCAGTGGGGACGAGGGGACGCTGGAGCCACTGCTGCCACCCCCGGACCCCGAGTCGCAGCCGCAGCCAGCGCTGCCTCCACCACCCCAATCTCCCTACCACCAGCTGGACTTTACCCACAGCCTGAGCTTCGACGACGGCTCCCGGGGCTTCCCGGACAGCCTGGAGCCCGGCCACAGTGCTTCGTTCCCTTCCCTATCCAAGAAGGAGCTGGACTTGATGCTGATGCAGGACACCATGCTGCCCCTGGCTTCCGACCCCTTGTTCTCAGCCATGTCCCCGGAGGCCTCCAAGGCCAGCAGTCGCCGGAGCAGCTTCAGCATGGAGGATGCAGACATGCTGTGA